The following proteins come from a genomic window of Alosa alosa isolate M-15738 ecotype Scorff River chromosome 2, AALO_Geno_1.1, whole genome shotgun sequence:
- the srrt gene encoding serrate RNA effector molecule homolog isoform X1: MADSDDEYDRRRRDKFRRERSDYDRSREREDRRRDDWSDRRPSGREWDRGRERRSRGEYRDYERGRRERFSPPRHDMGSQPKRMRRDWDDHGGDPYHGGFDLGYGGGGGPSYAPPQPWGHPDMHLMQPHHAIPIQARLGNIHDMDLGPPPPVMKNFREFLLSLDESVDEMEAVKRYNEYKIDFRRQQMQDFFLAHKDEEWFRSKYHPDEAGRRKVEAHGALENRLGVYSYLMDNGWFDNVSLDIDKAQAIIKILDAAVIKMEGGTEHDLRILEMPCEEEERERLSSGGSEPPKREELRPVDADRKPPTEKDNKEKPDGAADAEKDAQLQDAGGDGDKAEKEPPVEDPPEPKRTSKSRKRKRTMSGDSEDEASASDSDSDSDSDSNSQTSDKPPEKEEGEEKEEEEEGEEGEADTKEKEDDEEEDKQKQKERDREKEKEKEKEKEKEKEKEKEEKKPKDDLPPSPRPLHKTCSLFMRNIAPSISKAEIIALCRRYPGFMRVCLSEPQPERRFFRRCWVTFDRSVNIKETCWNLQNIRLRDCELAPGVNRDLARRVRNVNGMTQHKQVLRNDIKLAAKLIHALDERERLWSPKARVEGQAMELSAQNPILKNITDYLIEEVSAEEEELLGSMGGVDSEEGAKEGNPSEVTVERDDKLVKVLDRLLLYLRIVHSIDYYNSCEYPSEDEMPNRCGIIHVRGPIPPNRITHREVGDWQKTFEEKLSPLFSVKETLAEEEAAKMGRKDPEQEVEKFVSANTQELGKDKWLCPLSGKKFKGPEFVRKHILNKHGDKIEEVKKEVEFFNNFLMDAKRPSLPEMKPPPPPGPGQGVLSPGLPFAPQAPQGLMGFGQPRPPIMGYGGSPYPPNQYGGGRGNYDNFRGQGGYPGKPRNRMIRGDPRNIIEYRDLDAPDDVDFF, encoded by the exons ATGGCAGACAGCGATGATGAGTACGACCGCCGTCGGAGGGACAAGTTCCGCCGGGAGAGGAGTGACTACGACCGctctagagaaagagaggaccgGCGCAGAGACGACTGGAGTGACAG GCGCCCATCGGGCAGGGAATGGGACAGAGGCCGGGAGCGGCGCAGCCGTGGGGAATACAGAGACTACGAACGGGGTCGCCGTGAACGATTCTCGCCCCCCAGGCATGACATGGGATCCCAGCCTAAACGGATGAGGCGAGACTG GGATGACCACGGAGGGGACCCATATCATGGAGGGTTTGACCTGGGCTATGGTGGGGGTGGCGGGCCAAGTTACGCTCCTCCCCAGCCTTGGGGCCATCCAGATATGCACCTGATGCAGCCTCATCATGCTATTCCTATCCAGGCCAG GTTGGGGAATATCCATGACATGGACCTGGGACCTCCTCCGCCTGTGATGAAGAATTTCCGAGAGTTCTTGCTCTCGCTCGATGAGTCTGTGGATGAGATGGAGGCGGTGAAGCGCTACAACGAATACAAGATCGACTTCAGGCGGCAGCAGATGCAAGACTTTTTCCTGGCCCACAAAGATGAAGAGTG GTTCCGCTCCAAGTACCACCCCGATGAAGCTGGCCGACGCAAGGTCGAAGCTCACGGAGCTCTGGAGAACAGGCTGGGTGTCTACTCGTACCTCATGGACAATGGCTGGTTTGACAACGTCTCCCTTGATATCGACAAGGCCCAGGCCATTATCAAGATCTTGGATGCAG CTGTCATCAAGATGGAGGGAGGCACGGAGCATGACCTGCGCATCCTGGAGATGCCCTGCGAGGAGGAGGAACGAGAGAGGCTGTCCTCCGGAGGCTCCGAGCCGCCCAAACGAGAGGAGCTCCGCCCAGTTGACGCGGACCGTAAACCACCCACCGAGAAGGACAAcaaagagaag CCGGACGGTGCAGCAGATGCAGAGAAGGACGCACAACTACAGGACGCTGGTGGTGACGGAGACAAGGCAGAGAAGGAGCCCCCAGTGGAGGACCCTCCAGAGCCCAAAAGG ACGTCCAAGagcagaaagaggaagaggactaTGAGTGGGGACAGTGAGGACGAGGCTAGCGCCTCAGACAGCGATTCCGACTCTGACTCCGACTCCAACTCGCAGACCTCGGACAAGCCCCccgagaaggaggagggagaggagaaagaggaggaggaggagggggaggagggggagg CTGATACAAAGGAAAAagaggatgatgaagaggaggacaaACAGaagcagaaggagagagacagagagaaggagaaggagaaagaaaaagagaaggagaaggaaaaggaaaaggagaaggaggagaagaagcctAAAGACGATCTGCCACCGTCGCCTCGGCCCCTCCACAAGACCTGCTCTCTCTTTATGAGGAACATCGCCCCATCCATCTCCAAAGCTGAGATCATTGCT CTGTGCCGGAGGTACCCTGgcttcatgcgtgtgtgtctgtcggaGCCCCAGCCAGAGCGCAG GTTCTTCAGACGTTGCTGGGTGACGTTCGACCGCAGCGTGAACATCAAAGAGACCTGCTGGAACTTGCAAAACATCCGG TTGCGGGACTGTGAGCTGGCACCAGGGGTGAACCGTGACTTGGCACGGCGTGTCCGCAATGTCAATGGGATGACACAGCACAAGCAGGTGCTCCGCAATGACATCAAGCTGGCAGCCAAACTGATCCATGCCCTGGATGAGAGGGAACGTCTCTGGAGCCCAAAAGCCAGGGTTGAAGGCCAGGCCATGGAG TTATCAGCCCAGAACCCGATCCTGAAGAACATCACCGATTACCTGATCGAGGAGGTGAgcgcggaggaggaggagctgctcGGCAGTATGGGGGGAGTAGACTCCGAAGAGGGGGCCAAGGAGGGCAACCCGTCCGAGGTCACCGTTGAGAGGGACGACAAGCTGGTCAAG GTGTTGGACCGGCTGCTTCTATACCTCCGCATTGTGCACTCCATCGACTACTACAACTCTTGCGAGTACCCCAGCGAGGACGAGATGCCCAACCGGTGTGGTATCATCCACGTGCGTGGGCCCATTCCACCCAACCGCATCACGCACAGAGAGG tgggAGACTGGCAGAAGACATTTGAGGAGAAGCTGAGTCCACTGTTCAGTGTTAAGGAGACCCTTGCTGAGGAGGAGGCGGCCAAAATGGGACGCAAAGACCCGGAGCAGGAAGTGGAGAAGTTTGTGTCGGCCAACACTCAGGAGCTGGGCAAGGACAAGTGGCTATGCCCTCTCAGTGGCAAGAAGTTTAAG GGTCCTGAGTTTGTGAGGAAGCATATTTTGAACAAGCACGGAGATAAGATTGAGGAAGTCAAGAAGGAAGTCGAGTTCTTCAACAACTTCTTGATGGACGCCAAAAGGCCATCCCTTCCTGAGATGaagcccccacctcccccaggCCCTGGACAAG GAGTTCTCTCTCCTGGGCTTCCCTTCGCTCCCCAGGCCCCCCAGGGCCTAATGGGCTTCGGCCAGCCCAGGCCACCCATCATGGGATATGGAG GAAGTCCTTATCCACCCAACCAGTAtggaggaggcagaggaaaCTATGACAATTTCCGTGGTCAGGGAGGCTACCCAGGAAAGCCCCGCAACAG AATGATCCGTGGGGATCCCCGCAACATCATCGAGTACCGTGACCTGGATGCCCCTGATGATGTTGACTTCTTTTAA
- the srrt gene encoding serrate RNA effector molecule homolog isoform X2, producing the protein MADSDDEYDRRRRDKFRRERSDYDRSREREDRRRDDWSDREWDRGRERRSRGEYRDYERGRRERFSPPRHDMGSQPKRMRRDWDDHGGDPYHGGFDLGYGGGGGPSYAPPQPWGHPDMHLMQPHHAIPIQARLGNIHDMDLGPPPPVMKNFREFLLSLDESVDEMEAVKRYNEYKIDFRRQQMQDFFLAHKDEEWFRSKYHPDEAGRRKVEAHGALENRLGVYSYLMDNGWFDNVSLDIDKAQAIIKILDAAVIKMEGGTEHDLRILEMPCEEEERERLSSGGSEPPKREELRPVDADRKPPTEKDNKEKPDGAADAEKDAQLQDAGGDGDKAEKEPPVEDPPEPKRTSKSRKRKRTMSGDSEDEASASDSDSDSDSDSNSQTSDKPPEKEEGEEKEEEEEGEEGEADTKEKEDDEEEDKQKQKERDREKEKEKEKEKEKEKEKEKEEKKPKDDLPPSPRPLHKTCSLFMRNIAPSISKAEIIALCRRYPGFMRVCLSEPQPERRFFRRCWVTFDRSVNIKETCWNLQNIRLRDCELAPGVNRDLARRVRNVNGMTQHKQVLRNDIKLAAKLIHALDERERLWSPKARVEGQAMELSAQNPILKNITDYLIEEVSAEEEELLGSMGGVDSEEGAKEGNPSEVTVERDDKLVKVLDRLLLYLRIVHSIDYYNSCEYPSEDEMPNRCGIIHVRGPIPPNRITHREVGDWQKTFEEKLSPLFSVKETLAEEEAAKMGRKDPEQEVEKFVSANTQELGKDKWLCPLSGKKFKGPEFVRKHILNKHGDKIEEVKKEVEFFNNFLMDAKRPSLPEMKPPPPPGPGQGVLSPGLPFAPQAPQGLMGFGQPRPPIMGYGGSPYPPNQYGGGRGNYDNFRGQGGYPGKPRNRMIRGDPRNIIEYRDLDAPDDVDFF; encoded by the exons ATGGCAGACAGCGATGATGAGTACGACCGCCGTCGGAGGGACAAGTTCCGCCGGGAGAGGAGTGACTACGACCGctctagagaaagagaggaccgGCGCAGAGACGACTGGAGTGACAG GGAATGGGACAGAGGCCGGGAGCGGCGCAGCCGTGGGGAATACAGAGACTACGAACGGGGTCGCCGTGAACGATTCTCGCCCCCCAGGCATGACATGGGATCCCAGCCTAAACGGATGAGGCGAGACTG GGATGACCACGGAGGGGACCCATATCATGGAGGGTTTGACCTGGGCTATGGTGGGGGTGGCGGGCCAAGTTACGCTCCTCCCCAGCCTTGGGGCCATCCAGATATGCACCTGATGCAGCCTCATCATGCTATTCCTATCCAGGCCAG GTTGGGGAATATCCATGACATGGACCTGGGACCTCCTCCGCCTGTGATGAAGAATTTCCGAGAGTTCTTGCTCTCGCTCGATGAGTCTGTGGATGAGATGGAGGCGGTGAAGCGCTACAACGAATACAAGATCGACTTCAGGCGGCAGCAGATGCAAGACTTTTTCCTGGCCCACAAAGATGAAGAGTG GTTCCGCTCCAAGTACCACCCCGATGAAGCTGGCCGACGCAAGGTCGAAGCTCACGGAGCTCTGGAGAACAGGCTGGGTGTCTACTCGTACCTCATGGACAATGGCTGGTTTGACAACGTCTCCCTTGATATCGACAAGGCCCAGGCCATTATCAAGATCTTGGATGCAG CTGTCATCAAGATGGAGGGAGGCACGGAGCATGACCTGCGCATCCTGGAGATGCCCTGCGAGGAGGAGGAACGAGAGAGGCTGTCCTCCGGAGGCTCCGAGCCGCCCAAACGAGAGGAGCTCCGCCCAGTTGACGCGGACCGTAAACCACCCACCGAGAAGGACAAcaaagagaag CCGGACGGTGCAGCAGATGCAGAGAAGGACGCACAACTACAGGACGCTGGTGGTGACGGAGACAAGGCAGAGAAGGAGCCCCCAGTGGAGGACCCTCCAGAGCCCAAAAGG ACGTCCAAGagcagaaagaggaagaggactaTGAGTGGGGACAGTGAGGACGAGGCTAGCGCCTCAGACAGCGATTCCGACTCTGACTCCGACTCCAACTCGCAGACCTCGGACAAGCCCCccgagaaggaggagggagaggagaaagaggaggaggaggagggggaggagggggagg CTGATACAAAGGAAAAagaggatgatgaagaggaggacaaACAGaagcagaaggagagagacagagagaaggagaaggagaaagaaaaagagaaggagaaggaaaaggaaaaggagaaggaggagaagaagcctAAAGACGATCTGCCACCGTCGCCTCGGCCCCTCCACAAGACCTGCTCTCTCTTTATGAGGAACATCGCCCCATCCATCTCCAAAGCTGAGATCATTGCT CTGTGCCGGAGGTACCCTGgcttcatgcgtgtgtgtctgtcggaGCCCCAGCCAGAGCGCAG GTTCTTCAGACGTTGCTGGGTGACGTTCGACCGCAGCGTGAACATCAAAGAGACCTGCTGGAACTTGCAAAACATCCGG TTGCGGGACTGTGAGCTGGCACCAGGGGTGAACCGTGACTTGGCACGGCGTGTCCGCAATGTCAATGGGATGACACAGCACAAGCAGGTGCTCCGCAATGACATCAAGCTGGCAGCCAAACTGATCCATGCCCTGGATGAGAGGGAACGTCTCTGGAGCCCAAAAGCCAGGGTTGAAGGCCAGGCCATGGAG TTATCAGCCCAGAACCCGATCCTGAAGAACATCACCGATTACCTGATCGAGGAGGTGAgcgcggaggaggaggagctgctcGGCAGTATGGGGGGAGTAGACTCCGAAGAGGGGGCCAAGGAGGGCAACCCGTCCGAGGTCACCGTTGAGAGGGACGACAAGCTGGTCAAG GTGTTGGACCGGCTGCTTCTATACCTCCGCATTGTGCACTCCATCGACTACTACAACTCTTGCGAGTACCCCAGCGAGGACGAGATGCCCAACCGGTGTGGTATCATCCACGTGCGTGGGCCCATTCCACCCAACCGCATCACGCACAGAGAGG tgggAGACTGGCAGAAGACATTTGAGGAGAAGCTGAGTCCACTGTTCAGTGTTAAGGAGACCCTTGCTGAGGAGGAGGCGGCCAAAATGGGACGCAAAGACCCGGAGCAGGAAGTGGAGAAGTTTGTGTCGGCCAACACTCAGGAGCTGGGCAAGGACAAGTGGCTATGCCCTCTCAGTGGCAAGAAGTTTAAG GGTCCTGAGTTTGTGAGGAAGCATATTTTGAACAAGCACGGAGATAAGATTGAGGAAGTCAAGAAGGAAGTCGAGTTCTTCAACAACTTCTTGATGGACGCCAAAAGGCCATCCCTTCCTGAGATGaagcccccacctcccccaggCCCTGGACAAG GAGTTCTCTCTCCTGGGCTTCCCTTCGCTCCCCAGGCCCCCCAGGGCCTAATGGGCTTCGGCCAGCCCAGGCCACCCATCATGGGATATGGAG GAAGTCCTTATCCACCCAACCAGTAtggaggaggcagaggaaaCTATGACAATTTCCGTGGTCAGGGAGGCTACCCAGGAAAGCCCCGCAACAG AATGATCCGTGGGGATCCCCGCAACATCATCGAGTACCGTGACCTGGATGCCCCTGATGATGTTGACTTCTTTTAA